The DNA region AACAGTGAAATTATTACAGTTCAGTAAAACTACCACAACCACTTCAAAAACAAAGCATTAATTTCCTATCTGCAAATATGAACCTTCTCAAAAGCAACAAAGAGGTTTCCATCTCTCAAATTTGTTTTGTAATACAAGTGTTTGGTGCTTTTAACCTCTAACAAAGTTTGAAGATGAATTTATTGATACCATTTCCATCTCTTTGGGATCATTAAGGAGAATAAGTAGACAAAAGTTCATTCAACAACCAAAAGATACTCATAAAACTAGGCATACAGCATGCTTCAAAGTCATAAATCGCAATTAAAACAGCAGATAATCAAAGAACAAAAACTCCCATTGGATCAAGACTATTTACTCAGAATATCTGTATAACAGGAAACTTCACTATGTATAGTTAGATATTTCCAACTAATACGATGTAATCTTACGCTGGGAGAATCATAGGCATTTAATTGTGTCTCAACATTTCATATTATACTTGACTTTTCAAGAGAGAAGCATATATATCAAAGTGGAAATATACCTCAATTTATAATTGCATTAAAGACCTACTGCAAGAAAGAATGATCTCTAATCCTTTCTTTTTAATTGAACATAATAAGATATCCAATGTTTTACCTCCTGACATCTTTCCCCACAGAACCAGGTCTCAGATGCCTCTCCACCTTCTCTGCCCTTCTCCTTCAAGCATGCCTCATGATCTGTTCATAATTATCAAGGTTATCCAAGACTTagttaaaaataagaaaataatgaCAGAATTTCTACAAGGGAAAATCCCtgttttggtccctcaattgttttgcAACTGTCAATTaactcaatttagtccctaattttcaatttgaaccaaTGTGATCctccaattattttaaatttcgtcaattaaatccTTTAGCCACTATTCCGTCAGTCAGCCATGTTACCCTAATTTCAATGGGCATTTTAGACATTTCTCATTACCCGGTTACCCCCTTCCAACgcctccttcttcttctctgACTTCAAGTCGGCAGGGGACACCTCCTTCGCCACCAGCCCTCCAATCACTACTAAGTACTAACGCGGTTTCCTCCACCCTATGAACCGAAAAGCTGCTGCAATTGTCCAAAATTGAATCCAGCTCTTTGATCAAATTATCCTGACCTTTGGAGGCAATTGTTAGTCCATAGTTTAACATGTCGTTTCCCATATCcttttgtttttccttgtgtttatctttcttcttccccttacCTTTTTCTTCATCACTCGAATCTGAATCATCGTCCACATTTGGAAATTGAAATGAGAAGTCATGCGAATTGTCGAGCTTTATGGAGGCCAGGTCCTTGGTTAACGGCCACTGGATCTAGACTGCAACCCTGGCGAAGACTGTGACGGCGATATCTCCTTGCCAGAGACTGACTAGCGGTGGCAAGCTCGACGGAGTACTGCTTATCGATCAAGTGGAGGATCGCGCCGGCAACAATGAGGGTTTCTTCAACAGCCTCCGGAGACCGGAGGGGCAGATGGGGAATGGTGATAATATCAATGGACAGTTGAAGGTGATAAAAGGGGTAATGAGATATGTCTAAAATGCCCATTAAAATTAGGGTAACTAACGGCTGACTGACGGAATAGTGACTAAGggatttaattgacgaaatttaaaacaattgggGGATTACATTGGCTCAAATTGAAaattagggactaaattgacagttgcaaaacaattgagggaccaaaacaGTGATCTTTTTCTTTCTACAAAAATGAAAACTTGCCCAAAAAAGAACAGCAGATTATATAGAATATGGACTCTCAAAGACAAAAGAAGAATGCAAATTAGTCCAGTGCTTACATTTATGTTCACACTGGGCACATTTTAATGCACCAGAGGTTGCAGAACTGGATGCCTCATTATCTTTAACCACATCCCCACAAATCTGGCATGTACAATGCGGACAATACCAACTGCCTTCAGGAAGTTCCTGAAAAAACAGGAATAGATAAGgttaatttattcattcatcAACTAATCACCAATACAAAATGTGTCTCAAAAGCATAAAATGTTAACCTCAATCAACAATTGAATATAACTATAGCTATTAAATGCCTTATATcttgccaattttttttttttttggtaaattcacgggaTCTTTTTCTGTCCATTTAACAGTCTAGGTACACCCACAATTCAGAGGTAATGGAAGACGAAAAACCCACAATTCAGAGGTAAtgcttaaaagttaaaaataattgcTTATTCAAAAGCATATACAGAATAACAATTAATGAATCTAAAAGTGGGGAAAATGACAGAAAAACAAATGGAGACAATGATTATGATCCATCATATTAAATCATCTCTATTAATTTATCAATCAAaaagtcaaaaataaataaaattcaaattatttataatttataaaaataaaaaataaaaataaaataaaaaagaaaaaagcattaAAGTCTAGCTGGAATCAGATGAAGACTTCTTTTCAAACCTCTGGGATAAATTCTCCAAATCCACTCTCAAAGCCTAGGGCAGATTTACAAAAATTCCACTACAGGTCTGTACAAGAGTCATGACATCACTTAAGAATATTAATATCCTTGCtagatttattttaaaagatgCAAATTTTTGGAATTCGGTTCAGTATGTATTTATTGATTTGTCCAAAATGAGACCATGTTTGTATTGACCTTATATTAATCAGTCCTAGGTAAGTCATGCCTAAACTTTGGTAAGTCATTCCGAAAAGCCACTCATTCTTGAATGTTGACACATTCAACACTACTAAAAATGGAATAGCTTTAAGATGGAAAGATCAACTGGGGAAAATCTTTGAAATCCTTTTAATTCTAGCACAGATTCATAGGAACTCCACAACGGATCTATATAAGAGTCATGTCATTTTTAAAACAAGCAACGAATGCATCCATATTGAATAAGCAACTAGCACTTCTCCATAACTGGTCTACCTTTTCCTTAATAAAAAAACTTCACCACAAGTAGCCCTTACCACATGTGCATATAAAAATTTTTTGCTTATTATTCCTCCTCCCATTTAGTAGACCTACTTTGGTTGttatgttaaaacttaaaattctaataaatcaaaatacttGAGAAtagctaatttatttatatattcttaATCTGATGTGCCCATCTTCCCTCTACTTCGTATCTTTTTTCCTTATATCccacaaatatattaaataaaactttAGTTAACTACAATACAGATTACATAGCAActagaagaaaagggaaagcATGGCTTGTTTTTAgctatttctattttttaaaagatatttcTATCTGTCCATATTCTTCgtctctttcttttatttttctttttgaaaggtATGCTTTCCATTTTATTACTTAGAGATCATAATCTTGAGCATGTCTAATACAAAACATGCCATTCTCTGTTATTAATACGTCTCTAAAACAATAGAACAATCCAGATAACCTTCCTGAACAAAAAATTGTGTTTGGTATGGGGTAAAATTAGAGGGGCTGAAGGAAAGATAGCAAAAGGATGGGTAGGTTCCCTGTCTTGATTTTGGTTAAGAAGTGAAAGAGCAAAGTAAGTGGGGAGGCATTTCAAGTTAGCATGTCAACCCTCCAACCTAGGACTGGAAAATGTAAATAACCTTTACCTCCTATAGAAACAAGTGTATACGGCAGACAAGCATTTCACAAAAAATGCTCATATGTTGTCTGCCATATATACAGTTTTTGTTGATAAGTATGTTGTCTGTTAGAAACATGATCAATCATAACCATAAAGACCACTTTTTGTTGCATTAGCACCATTAGCCATTTAAAAACTTGAACTCATTCCTTATTATgcgggggtggggggtgggggtggggccTTCCTAATAAAGCTTGAACTCGCCTACTTCAAATTTGAAGAAGTGCAGCTCAGATAATAGAACCAAGTGAGAGAATCCAGTGtgaaaaagttataaataattaaatatttataaaaggtCTATAACATTTGAAAAGCAATTAATGTATGAGATTACATTTACTAGAAAACATGAAATTAACAGCTAGCGTTCATCAGATGATAACTTGAGAAATCACCGGTCTAGCTTGCTAAGAACAGAATGGAACTGCCAATGTCAATATTGCTAATGTCAAGCAGGTTCACAACAACACAATGTTCAAGGAGAAAACAATTTACACCTTTACTCCCAGGCTCCCAGCCAAGATTTCCATGTGAATCAAATAAAAACTGAGGGACATGTCCTTCAAGATGGATTCAAGTGATTAAACAGCAAGTTATCAGCTTGACTTGTTTCCTCCTCAGGTGAATATAAAACAATTAGAAATCATGAGATGGAGGTTGAGCAGGTGGAAAGGGCCACCACCAGGGTAAGGTGGAAGCACAATTAGAGAATAAACCAAGAATAAGAGACAGAAATATTATACTAAATAACTTGAATAAAGTAATATGAAGATTACAATCACGAAGGGTATTTATACTACCCTATTAGGGGATAGCTGATACAAAATTAGGAAACCTACCATCTCAAAAATTTTCTGGATAATAAggaaataaatgtaataaactACTTATATTTCTGGTCTAGAAATCTAGGATTCCAAAACTTAAGTTTACAATACCCCCTAAACTCAAGTCAGGAATACTCTAACTATTCTAACAAACCAAGTTGTGCTAGATTCGGAATATGCCTTTCATCACATTGATGATGGTAATCTAACGCAAGCATGATGAGAAATAGAtactatcatattttataaagaaaggaaaatcaCTTTAATAGATCATGATTCTTGGGAGCAAACAAAATACAAAGCAGAAAATTTAAGCAGGCATTACTTGGGACCAAGTCTCGGTTGAGTTGAATTTATTACACGCAGTTCtaaaaggaaaatggaaaagCAAAGCTTGTAAATTTGTTTTAAAGTAGTAAAGTAGGATGGGTAACCTGCGCATACAAGCATGCTTGATGAAATGTAGATGGACAGTTATCACAACATATCAGctcaccaccatcaccacaacGCCCACAACTATCATCATTTTGATCCATCTCATCAACTTGTACTGTTCGAGGAGTGGTTTTCTTAGCCTTGTATTCAGCTGACCAAGCCTCAAGCTGACATAATGTGAACGGCTTATCAGATTCCAAGAAAAGATTCAAACAGGGTCTGTTCAACTTGAAACCAGCATGACTTTTGAATGTGGAGATGGATAATACTTCGTCACAGCACTTGCACAATATCCCGTCTCTAGTAATAAAGCCATCTTTCACCACAGAATTGTCCTTTAGATTACGATATTGGATCACTTCGTTAAGAGAAACTACCCCAGAATGAATTAACCAGGACAATACTGTTCTTAAAGCAAAGGCAGGCCACTTTCCCTCGATGAAGTGCTTTCCACCCCTATTAAGGCTTCGTAGGAGTAACTTGCATCTGCCTTTCTGGCTCTTCCTTTTCCTCAGAGGTTTGGATTTTCCAAAGGGCCTCTTttttgaagatttgaaggttttattttttaagaaagcTGAAATCAAAAGATCATCATCCTCTGGACGAAATTTCTTAGCTTTCATTGATCCAATTTTGTGGTGGATTCCCTTTCCATTGGCTTCACAGAATCCATTCGTATTAGATACTACTTTGTCATGCTGATACAAATTTGACAGTTTCATTTcagatatttttcttgatttcttctGGGCTTTCTTTTTAGATACAGAGCTTGCAGCATAAGATAAGCCTTTGGTCCTTGTTTCTATACATTGAATGTCCACCAGATCATCATTTGAACAATTTGAATCAAAAGCCACAGTCTCCTGCAACACAGAACTCAGCTGATTGGCAATCTTCAAATCAAAGCCTTTTACTTCTTCCTCAAGATATACTAGGGAACTAGTGCTGCTATCTTGATTATTACCAACTGTCTCATATGTTCTTGTCAAAGTTGGATTATTTCCCAAACTGACAGGAACATCAAACAAGGAACTACCAGCCAGCTCAGAGGTACTATCAGATCCACAAGTTGGCAAGGAACTTAGATCAGAAACACCAGTGTCACTCCCTGAGATTTTCCTATATTTAGGAGGTGGCCCATTGAAGGTGTCCAGTAAGGGCATGGACCTTTTATCAGGAGATGGTAAACCATTACCACAGTTACCTTCCCCTCCTTGTGACTGTTTGAAGTCCAGGGAACTTTCATCAACACAGAACTCTTTCTTTATGCACTGATCATTCTCAAGCACACTATCTTCAATAAGAGAAGGGCTACAGGGAAGAAATTTCATACTTCTCTCATTAAGCTGGTTTTCTACAGCCTCTACATATCTGGCAAAAGTTCTGTTTGCTATGACtgtttttccttctttaagACAGCGTATTCTCTTATCAATGAATACAACATTTGCAAAAGGATCAAGAAGATACCATAAAGTAGCCAGCGATGAAGTTGTTTCCAAGTTAACCAGTTTCTCTTCAATCTCTGCTACCGTACTAAATAGGTCAGACCTAAACTGATTCATGCCAGCCCACACCTTTGACTCCTCTTCCGCTATGACACTATTTTCATCAGTGAACAAACTCTCACCACAAAATAGCCAAGCTCTACGAAATTCCCGAATAGGCCTTCCTTCAGGTGACCTGTAAACATATTCTCCAATACCATTATATTTACTACTCCTTTTACGCCTCCCAATTACCCATCCAGCCGCTCTTAGTAAGCGATTGATATGGTAACGCAGGATAGGACGAGGATCATTTGGAGTATCTTTAATCATAGACAACTCTGCTTCATCTAGTTCCACAAAGCACGAATCCTTCCATTTTGATTTGGCTGATCGAACAACCCTTGAGTTTTTTGCAACAAGTGGAGAATTGCCTGCCAACAACTTGGTCACATGGCTCTCCTGAGAAGCAGGTGAGGTTATTATTTTACAAGCATTCTTTCCATCATTACCATTCAAGTGATACGATTTTAGTTTTAAGTCATCACTTTCACCCACTCCATGTCCTCTGTCCGGCTCATGATGCCCCTTCTGAAGATAGAAACAAGAGGTGACCCCCTGGCTAGTTGATTCAACTACATGAGAAGTCACAATTTGAGAGTGAGCCAAAGTTGTTTGTGGAGGTATAACTCTGACAATACCATCCGAGGAAGCCACCGAGTTTAAACCTCTGACTATAGAAGGCCTGCTGTTAGAAaactctttcttttcttctgttTTCCCTGCAGACTCCTCTATGGTACCATAAGAATTCTCACGCACCATCAATGCTGAATTTTCATTGTAGAAGCAACATGAGGTGTTGATTTGCTTCCTGTAGTCACATTCAAAATTGTTAACTCCAGTAACAAGACACCTCTTTTTGCTTTCATCACTTCCAAAGAACACCTCTGAAAAAATCTGATGCTCATTGGTAGAACCCTCGAACCCATCATCACACAAATTATCAAATTCTTTGGGGAACAACATAATTGCTTGGTATAGCTTTCCTCAATATTGCAGTGCACTTACCtacaaagtaaaattttaatttaaaacacaaatgcAGTATTTCAGGTTTCCTTATTCAATAAATACAAGCAAAAGAATTTCAAAATCAGTCACTACCAAGAGTAGCTTATATTTAAGTTTCCCATAAGTTCATTGCTACTAATCTACTATTTCTAGTTCTAGGACACTGCATGAAAATgacacaaataaaaaatgtgtTTCTTGTGTGCATAATGAAAAGAAGATTAATCCTGCCACAAATGCATAGATAGTATGATGTCCTTTCAAGATTAAAACATGTACTATCATTTATCCTCCAtatcaaatttgtaaatgtGAAATGCCCTACATTTTAAAGATGTCATTTAAATTATACACCCATTTCCAGAAACCgcattttaaaaacattttcccCGAATAAAACAGTGTAAATAGTATCATATATGAAAAGATATTACTCCACTCCATACAAATTATCTATTCTTATCAAATCGAGAACACTTCAGAAACAGAGGCATTTCAATCTAGTATTTAAATTACAAATCTATGCTCCAATATATTCCCAAAGAACAATGAAAGAAGAGATTTGTGCAAAtgacattgaaaaataaaagaaaagatcTATTCATCTGTCTATCTATCTATCAATCAAGAAGTATCGAATGTGTCTATGATGATTCCATCTCTTGAGAAGTCCCTCATTTAGTCATTTAAATGTTTGTTTCAATATGAAAATTGATATTAGGCATGCAGGCCAAATTCTTGCTAAATACATCTTCATAAAGAAGATATGAATTAGAGAACAGTGTCACCAAAACTATAAGTTCAACTTCAACTTTCCAACTCCAATAGTCCAATGTAATAGAATTCTAAACCAAAATGTGAATGCATGCCAGAATTTAGAAGATATAAAACCCAGAATTGGAAAGTGGCTGAAATTTGAAAAgccaacttatatatatatatatatatatatatatatatatatccaatgcAGCACCCTTGTAAACAAGTGCACACGTATTCACAACATAAGAACCTTAAACTATGCGAATACATCCCAAAAACTACACACATAAATGTAAGTTTAGCTtgaacaaaatttaaaacaagaCCAAGTAAATAAAACAACAAAGTCAAATGAAACAGGAAGACCCACAGACAGAAGCCCATATCTGAAAGTTAAATGGAATTTGAAAATCTGAGAAATGAAACCGGAAGATTCTTGCGTTCCCAGGTAAAAATCCACCCACAGAATAGCAGGGTCGAGCCTTTGGTATTCGAAAACCGCAAACTCCCACCCACATTCAACCGCATTTGAAGGAAAATCAAATTCAGACTCCAATGAAAGACAGATTATAAGAGGAGAGGAAACATCCTCGAATTCAACAAATCAACAAGGCGAAATACACTTAAAGGAACAAAAATCCGCACATCAAGTAGAAAGATCACATCTTTTAAGttcaagaaatgaagaattcaGACTCGCTTTCTTTCAATCAGTTGAAGTAGAGAAAAGGGAATCCTCACCTTCGCAGTAACGTCGGAAATTAGGGTTCTCTTTGAATCTACATAGCCAAGCTTCTGTACCAAAAGGGCAACGTTTCGCTGAGCCCCATTTAACACAGAAATCGCCAGTAACTCTGAGTAAACAAGTTAGGGTTTGGATTTGGATTCGGAAAACCCGGGTTCTGCCCCAAAGTCACAGACAGATGTCAAGCAAGATTtgtcattttctctctctaccATCTCTACAATGTGAACGTATGACATTTATGTACTCAATGCTGTGTCATTCCCACTAAAAAGcttcgcttttttttttttcctcttatcTTCTTATCTGCCTCTCTCTGTTTATCTTAGTTAGAGTTTGCTTAGTACTCGGCAATGGAATTGCCTTAATTGATCCAACTCATTAAAGCTTCACACTGCCTTTTCTTTCCTTAAATTTTAAGGCTCAAACATTAATCATCATTAGGATTATGTGGACCATTGAGGGTTTTTTCGATTGTcgaagagtttttgtaagtgtgattaaaaaagagaaaatgagagggaaatgaaaaagaaaataaaataaatttgatttattaaaaaaaaaaaaaggatttgttAGGCGCGCCTGACGCGCTCAGGCTGGGCGCAGTGTTGAAAGCCACACGACAAGTTGGCGATGGAGAATCAATTCACAGCGGCCCACATTTCTGCAAAAACCATTTCATTTGCAGGAGATTTattttccctctctctcctccataGTGTCATTTTTTTCCTCAATATCCATGTAAACTATTGAGGTAGTTGCTCTAAGTATACCCTACATTGCTTGTCCACTTTCAAATTATGTATCTGCAATTGACATATTCTATACATACAATTAAtagtttatgtgtttgtaaatgcaAGTGCAttatatgttaactacataaACATAACAGGGTAACtacacacatataatatgttttatagactatggtccatgatataagaATTGTTCTAAATTGAGACTTACATGATAATTAGTTCAAGAATCTTTGAGTCTTAGCTTAAAAATGTGTTTATCAGaatctatttttatattatttttcaaattaaaaaatgcaaAGTTATTTGAAGTTCAGTTGCCTttatttctactatactaataagagccaaagagagttacacctaaaatgggtagaaaaaatggcggtcaaattatttaatcaaatgaatggttcagatgaattatttaatcaaatagatggttaagataattcatattaatattattaatagagattacctaatttaaccttacttttatgattatccgttaagttttccgttaaatattctcttctccgttaatattccgttaagttttaacttacccattaatttctataagaaaggtcttaggttcgaacctcatctcaatcaaatttgacataattaagtttctcactctattttactcttattaaattaaactagtattttcacccgtgcgatgcacggaatggatttgttgtaatatattaagaatatttggatcgatatagaattatataaattataacatcaaatattatatagtgcaattgaatatATGGTttgaattgattatgttttctgatgttatccttgtttgaattccagtaaataattgcttaattaatagctaatgtgtagatgtacacATGCGGTGTTGGAagtttagagattttatatatcattgtttataattttataaattgggtaaatatgctcgttctctagtaac from Ipomoea triloba cultivar NCNSP0323 chromosome 6, ASM357664v1 includes:
- the LOC116021994 gene encoding increased DNA methylation 1 encodes the protein MLFPKEFDNLCDDGFEGSTNEHQIFSEVFFGSDESKKRCLVTGVNNFECDYRKQINTSCCFYNENSALMVRENSYGTIEESAGKTEEKKEFSNSRPSIVRGLNSVASSDGIVRVIPPQTTLAHSQIVTSHVVESTSQGVTSCFYLQKGHHEPDRGHGVGESDDLKLKSYHLNGNDGKNACKIITSPASQESHVTKLLAGNSPLVAKNSRVVRSAKSKWKDSCFVELDEAELSMIKDTPNDPRPILRYHINRLLRAAGWVIGRRKRSSKYNGIGEYVYRSPEGRPIREFRRAWLFCGESLFTDENSVIAEEESKVWAGMNQFRSDLFSTVAEIEEKLVNLETTSSLATLWYLLDPFANVVFIDKRIRCLKEGKTVIANRTFARYVEAVENQLNERSMKFLPCSPSLIEDSVLENDQCIKKEFCVDESSLDFKQSQGGEGNCGNGLPSPDKRSMPLLDTFNGPPPKYRKISGSDTGVSDLSSLPTCGSDSTSELAGSSLFDVPVSLGNNPTLTRTYETVGNNQDSSTSSLVYLEEEVKGFDLKIANQLSSVLQETVAFDSNCSNDDLVDIQCIETRTKGLSYAASSVSKKKAQKKSRKISEMKLSNLYQHDKVVSNTNGFCEANGKGIHHKIGSMKAKKFRPEDDDLLISAFLKNKTFKSSKKRPFGKSKPLRKRKSQKGRCKLLLRSLNRGGKHFIEGKWPAFALRTVLSWLIHSGVVSLNEVIQYRNLKDNSVVKDGFITRDGILCKCCDEVLSISTFKSHAGFKLNRPCLNLFLESDKPFTLCQLEAWSAEYKAKKTTPRTVQVDEMDQNDDSCGRCGDGGELICCDNCPSTFHQACLYAQELPEGSWYCPHCTCQICGDVVKDNEASSSATSGALKCAQCEHKYHEACLKEKGREGGEASETWFCGERCQEVYSGLQSRIGLTNFLSDGLCWTLLRCIPGDLKVHSAQRFVALVAECNSKLAVALTIMEECFLPMVDPRTGVDMIPQVIYNWGSQFSRLNYYGFYTVVLEKDDVLVCVASIRIHGSSVAEMPLIATCSKYRRQGMCRRLMNSLEEMLKSFKVEKLVVSAIPSLVETWTVGFGFEHLEDSEKRSLSNINLMVFPGTVWLKKSLYENGQQSSFPSKAVDPADSRPSCENDHTTEADQLFQQNSSPYNETRNSDSVNLQPRDELVADTHGQSSKFCENETVFDVEAPEPGKGSNEDSFLPTVDAETGIRHHNSVNTLSVDDRSCGESSKLLSSKESTSSLTGSEAEAEVVCSVKAEEFFEVQPSPAPALQHTDPGMEIRRPHNENLQVSKEQGGEVPGGPDVVPFFVGKQHEIGGCSVQVVDMLDGRQFCVDEQSRRIHGMQVNQK